A section of the Acidobacteriota bacterium genome encodes:
- a CDS encoding protein kinase — protein MRYDTGILLGQGGMGEVYKAWDPTLERAVALKILHSYSADSARRLLREARAQASLDHPNICRVYEVGEDPDQLYIAMQYIEGETLDQVAPRMTLEEQVRVVAQVAEAIHAAHRTGLIHRDLKPANILVEETADAERWKPYVVDFGLVHQQDGTALTADGAVLGTPPYMAPEQAQGVVGAVDRRSDVYSLGATLYQLVTGEPVFSGSPMDLVLSTLHREPLHPRRLRPQLPADLATIILHCLEKEPRRRYPSARALAEDLRRFLDGEPILAHPPSWAYRTFKIVRKHRLLAAVVAVATLLVVSLAGVALHTRWQAARRAELAQRFTAEVKDVEWLMRAARMSPRHDIREQRREVARRMDVLEEQASDLGSAARAPASYAVGRGYLVLGDLDQAQDYLTAAWEAGYRAPEAAYALGLVYGRRYQQELTALRGIGDRTAREQARQRAQETLREPALQLLAASRGAASAVPQYLEGLIAFYEEDSEASLAAAAQALEAAPWLYEAEILRGDVFAHAANGYRDVGNRESAEQAYASAAEAYERATTIAASDVTAYLQHCSARVHRLEMELYGRGEALEERFHQGLATCRLGLEVDPEHPGILLEISTLWQARARTAATTGEETGPMWREALQAAHRVLEIEPENPTAWHSKAAILSERARMRAEQGEDPEDDFLQALEAARQGAARAPDPVQLLNELGIIQLRRAGYRLSQGIDPRQGLEDAVAAFHQAIELSPDYGYAFNNLGRAHATLARYQSTRGEDPRASLQRSADAYRRAVEINPENAVAWNNLGVTLIDRGEAALDRGDDPRPDLEQAEESLRRCQQINPEHGPSFNNLGLSAIYRARYLVQRGEDPSEALAAAVPALEETVRLYPTAFQPHVNLGRVEVERARYLELRGEDPEPVLLQARRHYLEALERNPRQTASLAELADVLLTLARHYREAGKVSSPLGSPEELLARAQRRAEAALEVSPKHVRGLTVRAGIALEQARWARESGAPDTQKLRTAKADVRRALAVRPVDADAAVRMARWGQLVAEPEALLQALEELRPAVEHNPRHPHLLVARDQLLQTLRSTGRAPPEWAAESHR, from the coding sequence ATGCGCTACGACACCGGCATTCTCCTGGGCCAGGGCGGTATGGGCGAGGTCTACAAGGCCTGGGATCCGACCTTGGAGCGCGCGGTAGCGCTCAAGATCCTCCACAGCTACAGCGCAGACTCCGCCCGGCGGCTGCTGAGGGAGGCCCGCGCCCAGGCGAGCCTCGACCATCCCAACATCTGCCGGGTCTACGAGGTCGGTGAAGACCCGGACCAGCTGTACATCGCCATGCAGTACATCGAGGGGGAGACCCTCGATCAGGTGGCGCCGCGGATGACTTTGGAGGAGCAGGTGCGGGTGGTGGCGCAGGTGGCGGAGGCCATCCACGCCGCCCACCGCACCGGCCTGATCCACCGCGATCTGAAGCCCGCCAACATCCTGGTGGAAGAGACCGCCGACGCCGAGCGCTGGAAGCCCTATGTGGTGGACTTCGGCCTCGTCCACCAGCAGGACGGCACCGCCCTCACCGCCGACGGTGCGGTGCTGGGCACGCCACCGTATATGGCCCCGGAGCAGGCCCAGGGGGTGGTGGGAGCGGTGGACCGGCGCAGCGACGTCTACTCCCTCGGAGCCACCCTCTACCAGCTGGTCACCGGCGAGCCGGTGTTCTCCGGCAGCCCCATGGACCTGGTCCTCTCCACCCTCCACCGGGAACCTTTACACCCCCGCCGCCTCCGGCCCCAGCTGCCGGCGGATCTAGCCACCATCATCCTCCACTGTCTGGAGAAAGAACCGCGGCGCCGCTATCCCTCGGCCCGGGCGCTGGCGGAGGATCTGCGCCGTTTTCTCGACGGCGAGCCCATCCTCGCCCACCCTCCGTCCTGGGCGTACCGGACCTTCAAGATCGTGCGCAAGCACCGGTTGCTGGCGGCGGTGGTAGCGGTGGCGACGCTGCTGGTGGTGAGCCTCGCCGGGGTCGCTCTCCACACCCGCTGGCAGGCCGCCCGGCGGGCGGAGCTGGCTCAACGGTTTACCGCCGAGGTCAAAGACGTGGAATGGTTGATGCGCGCCGCCCGCATGAGCCCCCGCCACGACATCCGCGAGCAGCGCCGAGAGGTCGCTCGGAGGATGGACGTCTTAGAAGAGCAAGCTTCGGACCTCGGAAGTGCGGCCCGGGCACCGGCGAGCTACGCCGTGGGCCGGGGCTACTTGGTGTTGGGAGATCTGGACCAGGCGCAGGACTATCTGACCGCGGCCTGGGAGGCGGGCTACCGAGCCCCGGAGGCCGCCTACGCCCTGGGGTTGGTCTACGGCCGCCGATATCAGCAGGAGCTGACGGCGCTCCGGGGAATCGGCGACCGGACGGCCCGGGAGCAGGCCCGCCAACGAGCCCAAGAGACCCTCCGAGAGCCGGCTCTGCAGTTGTTGGCGGCGAGCCGCGGAGCTGCGTCGGCGGTGCCCCAATATCTGGAAGGCCTGATCGCCTTTTACGAAGAGGACTCGGAGGCGAGCCTGGCCGCCGCCGCCCAGGCTCTCGAGGCGGCACCGTGGCTCTACGAAGCGGAGATCCTGCGTGGCGACGTCTTCGCCCACGCCGCCAACGGCTACCGCGACGTAGGCAACCGGGAGTCCGCCGAACAGGCCTATGCTTCCGCAGCCGAGGCCTATGAGCGCGCCACCACCATCGCCGCCAGCGATGTCACCGCTTACTTGCAGCACTGCTCGGCGCGGGTGCATCGGCTGGAGATGGAGCTTTATGGCCGAGGAGAGGCCTTGGAGGAGAGATTTCACCAGGGATTGGCAACCTGCCGCCTGGGTTTGGAGGTCGACCCGGAGCACCCCGGCATCCTGCTCGAGATATCCACCCTCTGGCAGGCCCGAGCTCGCACCGCCGCAACCACCGGCGAGGAAACCGGTCCGATGTGGCGCGAAGCCCTGCAAGCGGCTCATCGGGTGTTGGAGATCGAGCCTGAGAATCCCACCGCCTGGCATTCGAAAGCCGCCATTCTCAGCGAGCGGGCACGGATGCGGGCGGAGCAGGGCGAGGATCCGGAGGACGACTTCCTGCAGGCCCTGGAGGCCGCCCGCCAGGGAGCGGCCCGTGCGCCGGATCCGGTCCAGCTGCTGAACGAGCTGGGAATCATCCAACTTCGCCGAGCCGGCTATCGCCTGTCCCAGGGCATCGATCCGCGGCAGGGTCTGGAGGACGCGGTGGCGGCTTTTCATCAAGCCATCGAGCTGAGCCCCGACTACGGCTACGCCTTCAACAACCTGGGCCGAGCCCACGCCACCCTGGCTCGCTATCAGAGCACTCGGGGGGAAGATCCCCGCGCCAGCCTGCAGCGCTCCGCGGACGCCTATCGCCGAGCAGTGGAGATCAATCCCGAGAATGCCGTCGCCTGGAACAATCTCGGGGTCACCCTCATCGACCGAGGGGAGGCGGCGCTGGATCGCGGCGACGATCCCCGGCCGGATTTGGAGCAGGCGGAGGAGAGTCTGCGGCGCTGCCAGCAGATCAACCCGGAGCACGGCCCCTCCTTCAACAACCTGGGTTTGAGCGCCATCTACCGCGCCCGCTACCTGGTCCAACGGGGCGAAGACCCTTCGGAGGCCCTGGCCGCGGCGGTGCCTGCACTCGAGGAAACCGTGCGCTTGTACCCCACCGCCTTCCAGCCCCACGTCAATCTGGGGCGGGTGGAAGTGGAACGAGCGAGGTATTTGGAGCTCCGAGGAGAAGATCCCGAACCGGTCCTACTGCAAGCCCGCCGCCACTACCTGGAGGCATTGGAGCGCAATCCGCGACAGACCGCGTCGCTGGCGGAGCTGGCAGACGTCCTGCTGACCCTCGCTCGGCACTACCGGGAGGCAGGGAAGGTGTCCTCCCCATTGGGCTCCCCAGAGGAGCTGCTGGCACGGGCGCAGCGGCGGGCGGAAGCGGCGCTGGAGGTTTCGCCGAAGCACGTCCGGGGGCTTACCGTCCGAGCCGGCATCGCCCTGGAGCAAGCCCGGTGGGCCCGGGAAAGCGGTGCGCCGGACACTCAGAAACTGCGGACCGCCAAGGCCGACGTGCGCCGTGCCTTGGCGGTCCGCCCGGTGGACGCCGACGCCGCGGTGAGAATGGCCCGTTGGGGGCAGCTGGTCGCGGAACCGGAAGCCCTGCTCCAAGCTCTGGAGGAGCTTCGCCCCGCCGTGGAGCACAACCCCCGCCATCCCCACCTGCTGGTGGCCCGCGACCAGCTGTTGCAGACTCTCCGCTCTACAGGCAGAGCTCCGCCAGAGTGGGCGGCTGAGAGCCATCGCTGA
- a CDS encoding CopG family transcriptional regulator, which yields MRTTLTLDQDVAVTLERLRKEREMTMKKLVNEALREGLRVLEHPPEDSAPFKTDTVSLGPCLIGDLADVAEALALAEGDDFR from the coding sequence ATGAGAACCACCTTGACCCTGGATCAGGACGTGGCGGTGACCCTGGAACGTTTGCGCAAAGAGAGGGAAATGACCATGAAGAAGCTTGTCAACGAAGCTCTGCGGGAGGGCCTGCGGGTGCTGGAACATCCGCCGGAGGACTCCGCGCCCTTCAAGACCGATACCGTATCCCTAGGCCCGTGCCTCATCGGCGATCTGGCCGACGTGGCGGAGGCGCTGGCTCTGGCGGAGGGCGACGATTTCCGATGA
- a CDS encoding OmpA family protein: MLRIDRWDCKNCGRQFQATLALLLITLLTAGCSVIQQERQPYTTQRDKTAKGAGIGAAAGAAAAVLDGKREADEILAGAAIGAAIGGGVGFYMDRQEEKLARIPGTQVERVSEDTLLVHFDDEILFDLDSAVLGGSGRSTTAGLADVLHEFRKTAVVIQGHTDATGSEEHNQDLSERRAEAVRNALIGRGIDPDRMTAVGYGESAPVASNDTESGRQLNRRVDVLIKARAK; encoded by the coding sequence ATGCTACGAATCGACAGATGGGATTGTAAGAACTGCGGACGGCAGTTTCAGGCAACCCTGGCGTTGCTGCTCATCACCCTGCTCACCGCCGGCTGCTCGGTGATCCAGCAGGAGCGTCAGCCCTACACCACCCAGCGTGACAAGACCGCCAAGGGAGCGGGCATCGGCGCCGCCGCCGGTGCCGCCGCGGCGGTGCTCGACGGCAAGCGGGAAGCCGACGAGATCCTCGCCGGCGCTGCCATCGGTGCCGCCATCGGCGGCGGCGTGGGCTTCTACATGGATCGCCAGGAAGAGAAGTTGGCGCGCATCCCCGGCACCCAGGTCGAGCGCGTGAGCGAGGACACCCTCCTGGTGCACTTCGACGACGAGATCCTCTTCGACCTCGATTCGGCGGTCCTCGGCGGCTCCGGCCGCTCCACCACCGCCGGCTTGGCGGACGTGCTCCACGAGTTCCGTAAGACCGCCGTGGTGATTCAGGGCCATACCGACGCCACCGGTAGCGAGGAGCACAATCAGGATCTTTCCGAACGTCGTGCCGAAGCGGTGCGCAATGCTCTCATCGGCCGCGGCATCGATCCGGATCGCATGACCGCCGTGGGCTATGGCGAGAGTGCTCCGGTGGCCAGCAACGACACCGAGTCCGGCCGCCAGCTCAACCGCCGGGTGGATGTGCTGATCAAGGCCCGCGCCAAGTAG
- the glgC gene encoding glucose-1-phosphate adenylyltransferase codes for MSQRFDVLAMVLAGGEGRRLLPLTQERAKPAVPFGAKYRLIDIVLSSLVNSGLRKIVVLTQYLSHSLDRHLAQTWRLSPLLGNYVVTVPAQMRTGPRWFAGSADAIYQNLNILGDERPEYVAVFGADHIYRMDIMPMLEQHAATGAGVTVAGIPVPLEEARAFGVIGASDDGSIHDFVEKPDDPPPMPGQPEMAFASMGNYIFNADVLRRVVTEDHEDEDSKNDIGRDIIPKLVAEGRAYVYDFGSNRVPGQPERERGYWRDVGTLDAYYQASMDLVAANPTFDLYNRRWPILSWQYPDPPAKFVHEGAERTGRALNSLVAGGVVISGGTVRRSVLSPRVRINSFAEVEDSVLLDSVDVGRGAVVRRAVIDKNVRIPAGARIGVDLEEDRQRFTISDDGVVVVAKGTVIE; via the coding sequence ATGTCGCAACGCTTTGACGTCTTGGCCATGGTCCTCGCCGGCGGCGAAGGACGCCGGCTGCTTCCCCTGACCCAGGAGCGGGCCAAGCCGGCGGTGCCCTTCGGTGCCAAATACCGGCTCATCGACATCGTGCTGTCGAGCCTGGTGAACTCCGGACTGCGCAAGATCGTGGTGCTCACCCAATACCTGAGCCACAGCCTGGACCGCCACCTGGCTCAGACCTGGCGCCTCTCTCCCCTGCTGGGCAATTACGTGGTGACAGTGCCGGCGCAGATGCGCACCGGTCCCCGCTGGTTCGCCGGCTCCGCCGACGCCATATACCAGAACCTCAACATCTTGGGGGACGAGCGGCCGGAGTACGTGGCGGTCTTCGGCGCCGACCACATCTACCGCATGGACATCATGCCCATGCTCGAGCAGCACGCCGCCACCGGCGCCGGCGTCACCGTGGCGGGGATTCCGGTGCCGCTGGAGGAAGCCCGGGCCTTTGGTGTCATCGGGGCCAGCGACGACGGCTCGATCCACGACTTCGTGGAAAAGCCCGACGACCCTCCACCCATGCCCGGACAGCCGGAAATGGCCTTCGCCTCCATGGGCAATTACATCTTCAACGCGGATGTTCTGCGGCGGGTGGTCACCGAGGACCACGAGGACGAAGATTCGAAGAACGACATCGGCCGCGACATCATCCCCAAGCTGGTGGCGGAAGGACGAGCCTATGTTTATGACTTCGGGTCGAACCGGGTGCCCGGCCAGCCGGAGCGCGAGCGGGGCTATTGGCGGGATGTGGGAACTCTCGACGCCTACTACCAGGCGTCCATGGACTTGGTGGCGGCCAACCCCACCTTCGACCTCTACAACCGCCGGTGGCCGATCCTCTCCTGGCAATACCCGGACCCGCCGGCGAAATTCGTCCACGAAGGAGCGGAGCGCACGGGGCGGGCGCTCAACTCGCTGGTGGCCGGTGGCGTGGTGATCTCCGGCGGCACGGTGCGCCGCTCGGTGCTCTCCCCCCGGGTGCGGATCAACTCCTTTGCTGAAGTGGAGGACAGCGTACTTCTGGACAGCGTCGACGTCGGCCGCGGAGCGGTGGTGCGGCGGGCGGTGATCGACAAGAACGTCCGGATTCCCGCCGGCGCCCGCATCGGCGTCGACCTGGAAGAGGATCGCCAGCGCTTCACCATCTCCGATGACGGCGTGGTGGTGGTGGCCAAGGGGACGGTCATCGAATAA
- a CDS encoding TA system VapC family ribonuclease toxin — translation MILVDANLLVYAHVEGLPQHEAARQWLDEQLSGSSQVGLPWPSLLAFARLVSNPRVFERPLTVADAWKQVERWLDASSAWIPLPSARHAEILGEILATGVVHRATLLPDAHLAALALEHGLVLCSADSDFARFPSLRWVNPLQREG, via the coding sequence ATGATTCTCGTCGACGCCAATCTGCTGGTCTACGCCCACGTGGAGGGCTTGCCGCAGCACGAGGCGGCCCGCCAGTGGCTGGATGAGCAGTTGAGCGGCAGCAGCCAGGTCGGCTTGCCGTGGCCGTCGCTCCTGGCCTTCGCCCGGTTGGTCTCCAATCCACGGGTCTTCGAGCGGCCGCTAACCGTGGCGGACGCCTGGAAGCAGGTCGAGCGCTGGTTGGACGCCAGCAGCGCCTGGATCCCCCTACCCAGCGCCCGCCATGCGGAGATTCTGGGGGAGATCCTCGCCACCGGCGTGGTCCACCGGGCTACTCTCCTGCCGGACGCTCACCTGGCGGCGCTGGCCTTGGAGCACGGCCTGGTGTTGTGCAGCGCCGACAGCGATTTCGCGCGTTTTC